The genome window GATAAAGACTCGTACAAGGCACTGCCTTGTCCCTGACTTCTGACTTACTGTAGTATATTGCGCGATCGCACTCTAGATAATTTAATTTTTCAATTTAACCGAATTCTCTACCAAGCTTTGAGCAAAACTATCAAATCTTTGGGCTAGTTTTTCATCTTTTAATTTTCCTTCGGGGTCAAAAGCCTGCCATGCTTGTCCGATCGCAATTTGTTCGGGAATTACCCAACCATGTACCCAACGCACGATAATCCTCAAATCGTTGAGAGCATTGCTATTAGGCTGTCCACCTAAAACACTAATCAATCCTGTTACTTTGTCCGATAGATGCTCAAAGCTCATCAAATCCAAAGCATTTTTTAGCACCCCGCTAACGCTACCATGATACTCAGGAGTTGCCAAAATTAGACCATCCGCAGCCTTCACTTTTGACCGCAATAACTCTACATCAGGATAGTCAGGATATTCACTACCGCCATCACAAAAAGGTAACTTCATTTCTTTGAGATCGAGCATTTCTGCTTCTGCACCCAGTGCTTGAACTCTATCTAGTGCTTGCTGTAACGCTAAAGCACTGTAAGAATCAGTGCGAAGACTGCCTAAGATACCAACAACTTTGACCATTTATTATTCCTCTTTGATCAACTCATACTCATTACGATTACGTATAAGCTAACAAATTTTTTGGTTTATTGCCAAATCAGCGATCGTTATTCAGTTATTACCAGGTAATGCGCGATCGCTCGAAAGCAATTTGACCATAAACGGCGATCGTTTGTTTAGCCAGATCATCCCAGTTAAAATTTTCGGCTATGGACTTGTAGGCATTATTAACTAACTGTTGAGAACGTTTGGGGTTTTTTAACACTT of Coleofasciculaceae cyanobacterium contains these proteins:
- a CDS encoding NADPH-dependent FMN reductase; translated protein: MVKVVGILGSLRTDSYSALALQQALDRVQALGAEAEMLDLKEMKLPFCDGGSEYPDYPDVELLRSKVKAADGLILATPEYHGSVSGVLKNALDLMSFEHLSDKVTGLISVLGGQPNSNALNDLRIIVRWVHGWVIPEQIAIGQAWQAFDPEGKLKDEKLAQRFDSFAQSLVENSVKLKN